In one Nicotiana tomentosiformis chromosome 6, ASM39032v3, whole genome shotgun sequence genomic region, the following are encoded:
- the LOC104099305 gene encoding mitochondrial import inner membrane translocase subunit TIM14-3-like, with protein sequence MASPIVVGTTIGAAALGARYLIRGWQTFKAAPRVRRFYPGGFEQVMTRREAALILGVRESAVLEKIKEAHRRVMVANHPDAGGSHYIASKINEAKEVLLGKTKTANSAF encoded by the exons atg GCATCTCCGATAGTTGTGGGAACTACGATTGGCGCTGCTGCTTTGGGAGCTAGGTACTTGATAAGAGGATGGCAAACATTCAAAGCCGCACCTCGAGTTCGGAGGTTTTATCCCGGTGGGTTTGAACAAGTTATGACAAGAAGGGAAGCAGCATTAATTCTTGGAGTcag AGAAAGTGCTGTCCTGGAGAAGATAAAGGAGGCTCACAGGAGAGTAATGGTTGCAAATCATCCAGACGCCGGTGGTAGCCATTATATTGCTTCCAAAATCAATGAAGCTAAGGAAGTCTTGTTAGGGAAAACCAAGACAGCTAATTCCGCTTTCTAA
- the LOC104099303 gene encoding uncharacterized protein: protein MADSTSLDAILEFLRKNKFTRAEAALRGELNKCSDLNGVVQKLMLEDKELSRSLEEANGGKVTLEILGMTCRNGGEVFKETSSRSNAEIPKELIVKEIECGIGRNGTECNLKNVAYVGKNKEHNESVGTNNKTLSVCNNAEDSAIDMYSWNYNPNGSLVSYQNNGGTSATKDFSGLVHSGKLRLNSSEVFDNDKANENSGEDVSFSGERRTSWPGNTSKDNVEPEYERSQNSELKEGNHQIKLNGASNNVIISNPRSKSPESTNSSSEPWKDCWAKTAIPFSKGDVSTSYDQNFGSGGNKVGKRITEGNDVRSTIKEQVDEVGRALYLGKIPGRKPKDFSSLGFSLISESQKEELPRLPPVRIKSEEKSFNIHREEKFERDGPGSKITDGDNTYVIGSFLDVPIGQELSNSGGKRVGGGSWLSVSQGITEDTSELVSGFATIGDGLSECVDFPNEYWDSDEYDDDDDVGYTRQPIEDESWFLAHEIDYPSDNEKGAWHGSVPDPQIGQNRDDDEQSFAEEDSYLSGERYSQSKNVGPVGPSDDEMNLMCTEPVWQGLVAQTDKFVMLRNDRALNKGERPRLHDICMDDDQHGSVRSIGVGINSDTVDIGSEVRDSLVGGSSKGDIEYFHDHDASIGGARHIPPDSDKPYSEIRNRDEKAAEQRFDKFDTGTDEGGSVQTNHLHGGFSFPPPRDGQLIQTSSGKSLWSSKGNTIITDEARDSLMANDDMFGSLRRKSNESSPIKSSRDESNQIAAGSVNSSPSSLSNYGYVVGERVKKEEGTQIAIAREEDLEASLEDEEAAAVQEQVKQIKAQEEEFETFELKIVHRKNRTGFEEDKNFQVVLDSVIAGRYQVTEYLGSAAFSKAVQAHDLHTGMDVCVKIIKNNKDFFDQSLDEIKLLKFVNKHDPADKYHLLRLYDYFYYREHLLIVCELLKANLYEFHKFNRESGGEVYFTMPRLQSITIQCLEALQFLHGLGLIHCDLKPENILVKSYSRCEVKVIDLGSSCFETDHLCSYVQSRSYRAPEVILGLPYDKKIDVWSLGCILAELCTGNVLFQNDSPAALLARVIGIIGPIDQEMLVKGRDTYKYFTKNHMLYERNQETNRLEYLIPKKTSLRYRLPMGDQGFIDFVANLLQVNPKKRPSALEALKHPWLSYPYEPISS, encoded by the exons ATGGCTGACTCGACATCTTTAGATGCGATACTGGAATTTCTGCGAAAGAATAAATTTACAAGGGCCGAGGCTGCATTGCGTGGTGAGCTGAATAAATGTTCTGATCTGAATGGTGTGGTTCAGAAGCTTATGCTAGAGGATAAAGAGCTGAGCAGATCATTAGAAGAAGCAAATGGAGGAAAAGTGACTTTGGAGATTCTTGGTATGACCTGTCGAAATGGTGGGGAGGTTTTCAAGGAGACAAGTTCGAGGAGCAATGCCGAAATTCCTAAAGAGCTTATTGTTAAGGAGATAGAGTGTGGGATTGGGAGAAATGGCACAGAATGCAACTTGAAAAATGTTGCTTATGTTGGGAAGAACAAGGAACATAATGAATCTGTTGGGACAAACAACAAAACCTTGAGTGTTTGCAACAATGCCGAGGATAGTGCGATTGATATGTACTCGTGGAACTACAATCCCAATGGTTCTCTTGTGTCTTATCAGAACAATGGTGGCACTAGTGCTACCAAGGACTTTTCAGGTTTGGTGCATAGTGGGAAGTTGCGGTTAAATTCGTCTGAGGTCTTTGATAATGATAAGGCTAATGAAAATTCTGGAGAAGATGTCAGTTTTTCAGGTGAAAGGAGAACGTCGTGGCCTGGAAATACCAGCAAAGACAATGTGGAACCAGAGTATGAAAGGAGTCAAAATAGTGAACTCAAAGAGGGTAATCACCAGATTAAACTAAATGGGGCATCCAACAATGTAATTATTAGTAACCCTAGGTCAAAAAGTCCTGAATCGACTAACTCTTCATCCGAGCCTTGGAAAGATTGCTGGGCCAAAACTGCTATTCCATTCTCCAAAGGAGATGTTTCGACGAGTTATGATCAAAACTTTGGTTCTGGTGGTAACAAAGTAGGTAAAAGGATAACAGAAGGTAATGACGTTAGGAGTACAATTAAAGAACAAGTGGATGAGGTGGGAAGAGCTTTGTATCTGGGGAAGATACCAGGACGCAAACCAAAAGATTTCAGCAGCTTAGGATTTTCGCTTATATCTGAGAGTCAGAAAGAAGAACTACCCAGGTTGCCACCTGTTAGAATCAAGTCAGAAGAGAAGTCCTTCAATATTCATCGGGAGGAAAAGTTTGAACGAGATGGACCTGGCTCAAAGATTACAGATGGTGACAATACATATGTCATAGGTTCATTTCTAGATGTTCCTATTGGTCAAGAACTTAGCAATTCAG GTGGAAAAAGGGTCGGTGGAGGCAGTTGGTTGTCTGTAAGTCAAGGCATTACTGAGGACACTTCTGAGCTTGTTTCTGGTTTCGCAACTATTGGTGATGGATTGAGTGAATGTGTTGACTTCCCCAATGAATATTGGGATTCCGATGAATATGATGACGATGACGATGTTGGCTATACAAGGCAACCTATTGAAGATGAGTCCTGGTTTTTAGCTCATGAAATTGATTACCCTAGTGATAACGAGAAGGGAGCATGGCATGGGAGTGTTCCAGATCCTCAAATAGGGCAAAACAGAGACGATGATGAGCAATCTTTTGCAGAGGAAGATTCGTACTTATCAGGTGAGAGATATTCTCAATCAAAGAATGTTGGTCCAGTTGGGCCTTCAGATGACGAAATGAATTTGATGTGCACAGAGCCTGTTTGGCAGGGACTTGTCGCTCAAACAGATAAATTTGTCATGTTAAGGAATGATAGAGCCTTGAACAAGGGTGAAAGACCCCGATTGCATGATATTTGCATGGACGATGATCAGCATGGTTCAGTTAGGTCGATTGGTGTAGGTATTAACAGCGATACTGTTGACATTGGTAGTGAAGTGCGTGACAGTTTGGTTGGAGGGAGTAGTAAGGGGGATATAGAGTATTTCCACGATCATGATGCCAGTATTGGTGGGGCCAGACACATACCCCCTGATTCAGATAAGCCTTATTCTGAGATAAGAAACAGAGATGAGAAAGCAGCTGAGCAGAGATTTGACAAGTTTGACACTGGTACTGATGAAGGAGGATCGGTACAAACAAATCACTTACATGGGGGATTCTCATTTCCCCCTCCTAGAGATGGGCAGTTGATTCAGACAAGCTCGGGTAAATCTTTATGGTCAAGCAAGGGCAATACCATTATAACTGATGAAGCTCGTGACAGTCTGATGGCAAATGATGACATGTTTGGTTCTTTGAGGCGCAAAAGCAACGAGTCCTCGCCTATTAAGAGCTCAAGAGACGAAAGCAACCAAATTGCTGCAGGATCAGTAAATTCTAGCCCTTCATCTCTTTCAAATTATGGTTATGTAGTAGGGGAGCGTGTGAAGAAAGAAGAGGGCACACAAATAGCCATTGCAAGAGAGGAAGATTTGGAAGCATCATTGGAGGATGAGGAAGCAGCTGCTGTTCAGGAGCAAGTAAAGCAGATCAAGGCGCAGGAAGAGGAATTTGAAACTTTTGAACTAAAGATTGTGCATAGGAAAAACAG AACTGGATTTGAGGAGGACAAAAATTTCCAGGTTGTTTTAGATTCAGTTATAGCTGGACGATATCAAGTAACTGAGTATCTTGGATCTGCTGCATTCAGCAAAGCAGTTCAAGCACATGATCTTCATACAGGCATGGATGTCTGTGTGAAGATTATAAAGAACAACAAAGATTTTTTTGATCAGAGTCTTGATGAAATAAAGCTTCTCAAATTTGTCAACAAGCATGATCCTGCCGACAAGTACCACCTACTTCGGTTGTATGATTACTTCTATTATCGA GAACATTTGTTAATTGTATGTGAACTACTGAAGGCCAATCTGTATGAGTTCCATAAATTTAATAGAGAATCTGGTGGAGAAGTCTACTTTACTATGCCAAGACTGCAG TCAATCACTATTCAGTGTTTAGAGGCTCTTCAGTTCTTGCATGGCCTTGGGCTCATACATTGTGATTTGAAGCCTGAAAACATATTGGTGAAAAGCTACAGTAGATGTGAGGTGAAGGTAATTGATCTGGGTAGCAGTTGCTTCGAAACAGATCATCTTTGTTCTTATGTCCAGTCAAGATCCTACCGTGCACCAGAAGTTATTTTGGGGCTTCCTTATGATAAAAAGATAGACGTCTGGTCCCTTGGCTGCATCTTGGCAGAACTTTGCACGGGCAAT GTCCTTTTTCAGAATGACTCTCCCGCCGCCCTGCTTGCTAGGGTAATTGGTATCATAGGTCCGATTGATCAAGAGATGCTCGTCAAAGGACGAGATACTTACAAATATTTCACTAAAAATCACATGCTATATGAACGAAATCAG GAAACAAACAGATTGGAATACTTAATACCCAAAAAGACATCGTTGAGGTATCGATTACCGATGGGAGATCAAGGTTTTATTGATTTTGTGGCTAACCTTTTACAAGTTAACCCAAAGAAGCGACCTTCTGCTTTAGAGGCTCTAAAACACCCATGGCTATCATATCCGTACGAGCCAATATCGTCATGA